The Methanomassiliicoccales archaeon genome contains a region encoding:
- the thiC gene encoding phosphomethylpyrimidine synthase ThiC: protein MVTIKDARRGLTDEIVSVAHREGVDPEFVRRGIVNGRIVIPSNPIHSPEPCGIGEGLTVKVNVNVGTSRDMPRMEDELEKVRVALRYGTDTIMDLSTGGDIDLIRRTIIKEVRVPVGTVPIYQTGLKAARESAVVDMDEDDMFNGIIKHAKDGVDFMTIHCGVTKESVEYLRRSKRVTDVVSRGGSFLVAWILHNGKENPLYENFDYLLELASEYEFTISLGDGLRPGCIHDASDVPQIQELIILGDLVRRAREKDVQVIVEGPGHVPIDQIEANVRIEKTICDGAPFYVLGPLVTDIAPGYDHISGAIGGALAAYYGADFLCYVTPAEHLSLPSVEDVKEGLIAAKLAAHAADVARGRGLDRDLRMSRARKALDWEGMFREALDPEKGRVYRARGITEASEGCSMCGDVCAIKILREYLKKDGVC, encoded by the coding sequence ATGGTAACAATTAAAGATGCAAGAAGAGGACTCACGGACGAAATCGTTAGCGTCGCACACCGTGAGGGTGTTGATCCAGAATTCGTAAGGAGGGGCATTGTTAACGGTCGAATCGTGATCCCCTCAAATCCCATACATTCACCAGAACCTTGCGGTATAGGTGAGGGTCTCACTGTCAAGGTCAACGTCAATGTCGGTACCTCGAGGGATATGCCTCGTATGGAAGATGAGTTGGAAAAAGTGAGGGTCGCTCTCAGATATGGGACGGACACGATCATGGATCTGAGCACTGGTGGGGATATCGACCTCATCCGAAGGACAATCATCAAAGAAGTAAGAGTCCCTGTTGGCACCGTCCCGATTTATCAAACAGGCTTGAAGGCCGCGAGGGAGAGCGCCGTCGTGGACATGGACGAGGACGACATGTTCAATGGCATCATTAAGCATGCGAAGGACGGCGTTGACTTCATGACGATTCACTGCGGCGTTACAAAAGAAAGTGTCGAGTACCTAAGACGGTCAAAGAGGGTCACTGATGTCGTTTCGAGGGGGGGATCATTTCTCGTTGCATGGATCTTGCACAACGGAAAGGAAAACCCCCTCTATGAGAACTTTGACTATTTGCTAGAACTTGCGTCAGAATACGAATTCACAATCAGCTTGGGCGATGGGCTTCGCCCTGGCTGCATCCATGACGCGAGTGACGTCCCGCAGATTCAGGAGCTCATCATCCTCGGAGACCTCGTCAGGAGGGCGAGAGAGAAGGATGTCCAGGTCATTGTCGAGGGCCCTGGACATGTACCGATCGACCAGATCGAGGCAAACGTGAGAATTGAAAAAACGATTTGTGATGGTGCACCGTTTTATGTCCTCGGCCCTCTTGTTACCGATATCGCGCCTGGTTATGACCATATTTCAGGTGCTATCGGCGGAGCACTCGCAGCTTACTACGGTGCAGATTTCCTTTGCTATGTCACACCAGCTGAGCACCTCTCCCTTCCTAGCGTTGAAGATGTAAAAGAGGGGCTGATCGCGGCGAAGCTCGCAGCACACGCTGCAGATGTCGCGAGGGGTAGGGGTCTGGACAGAGATCTCAGGATGTCAAGAGCGAGGAAGGCACTTGACTGGGAAGGGATGTTCAGAGAGGCGCTCGACCCGGAAAAGGGTAGGGTGTATAGGGCGAGGGGGATTACCGAGGCGAGCGAAGGTTGCTCGATGTGCGGCGATGTGTGTGCGATCAAGATTCTGAGGGAGTACCTGAAAAAAGATGGTGTCTGCTGA